A section of the Humulus lupulus chromosome 2, drHumLupu1.1, whole genome shotgun sequence genome encodes:
- the LOC133817351 gene encoding ras-related protein Rab11D — protein sequence MAAYKTEDEYDYLFKLVLIGDSGVGKSNLLSRFTRNEFNLESKSTIGVEFATKSLNIDGKVIKAQIWDTAGQERYRAITSAYYRGAVGALLVYDVTRHSTFENVARWLKELRDHTDPNIVVMLIGNKSDLRHLVAVSTEDGKSFAERESLYFMETSALEATNVDGAFTEVLSQIYRIVSKRAVEAGDAGGSSTLPSKGETINVKEDSSVFKRIGCCSS from the exons ATGGCTGCGTACAAAACTGAAGATGAGTATGATTATCTCTTCAAGCTGGTTTTGATTGGTGATTCTGGTGTGGGTAAGTCGAATTTGCTTTCCAGGTTCACAAGGAACGAGTTTAATCTCGAGTCGAAGTCCACTATTGGGGTCGAGTTTGCGACCAAGAGTTTGAATATTGATGGGAAGGTCATCAAGGCTCAGATTTGGGACACTGCTGGCCAAGAAAG GTATCGTGCCATAACCAGTGCCTACTATCGAGGAGCAGTTGGTGCTTTACTAGTGTACGATGTTACCAGACACTCAACATTTGAGAATGTAGCGAGGTGGTTAAAGGAGTTGAGGGACCACACTGATCCCAACATTGTAGTCATGCTCATTGGCAACAAATCCGATCTTCGTCACCTAGTGGCCGTCTCAACTGAGGATGGAAAATCCTTCGCAGAGAGGGAGTCCCTCTACTTCATGGAAACTTCTGCCCTGGAAGCAACCAATGTGGACGGCGCTTTCACTGAGGTCTTGAGTCAGATATATCGGATCGTGAGCAAGAGGGCTGTCGAGGCAGGTGATGCTGGAGGCAGTTCCACACTTCCCTCCAAAGGAGAGACTATAAATGTCAAAGAAGATTCATCTGTTTTTAAGAGAATCGGATGCTGCTCAAGCTAG
- the LOC133817350 gene encoding probable WRKY transcription factor 69, whose translation MDRRLDYTEPMSENGPDSPSSGDDMNKTTSFEPSPKKSKRGVQKRVVSVPISDVEGSKNKGEAYPPSDSWAWRKYGQKPIKGSPYPRGYYRCSSSKGCPARKQVERSRVDPTMLLITYACDHNHPIPTKSHLSTTAAASAAAAAARSTSATSSSSGAEDVPAKAPVGAIAVFSGQSELVSDGSAALLSGCGYRHQWFDDDDVVSTAIVLESPFMEGNGAYMDDDISMAFSSVSSEDESLFADLGELPECSVVFRRRIVEPEDQNRRCSLSAVPCCGSTG comes from the exons ATGGACCGTCGATTAGACTACACCGAACCCATGTCTGAAAATGGCCCGGACTCTCCCTCCTCCGGGGACGACATGAACAAAACGACCTCGTTTGAGCCGTCACCCAAGAAAAG TAAAAGGGGAGTACAGAAGAGAGTTGTGTCAGTGCCGATCAGTGACGTGGAGGGATCTAAGAACAAGGGTGAGGCGTATCCGCCGTCCGATTCGTGGGCCTGGAGGAAGTACGGCCAAAAGCCCATCAAGGGATCTCCTTATCCCAG gGGATACTATCGATGTAGTAGTTCGAAGGGCTGCCCCGCTAGAAAACAAGTGGAGAGAAGCCGTGTGGACCCCACAATGCTCTTAATCACCTACGCTTGTGATCACAACCATCCCATCCCCACCAAATCACACTTATCCACCACAGCCGCCGCCTCCGCCGCGGCGGCCGCCGCAAGATCTACCTCGGCCACGTCATCCTCATCCGGCGCCGAAGACGTTCCAGCCAAAGCTCCAGTAGGGGCGATCGCGGTATTCTCTGGCCAATCCGAACTCGTCAGTGATGGCTCGGCTGCGTTGCTCAGCGGCTGCGGATATCGCCACCAGTGGTTCGACGATGACGACGTCGTTTCGACGGCCATCGTACTGGAGAGCCCGTTTATGGAGGGAAACGGTGCTTACATGGACGATGACATTTCGATGGCGTTTTCTTCGGTGAGCAGCGAGGATGAGTCTCTGTTCGCTGATCTCGGAGAGTTGCCGGAGTGCTCGGTGGTGTTTCGGCGGCGGATCGTGGAACCGGAGGACCAGAACCGGAGGTGTAGCCTGAGTGCGGTTCCCTGCTGCGGCAGTACAGGATAA